The proteins below are encoded in one region of Stigmatopora argus isolate UIUO_Sarg chromosome 2, RoL_Sarg_1.0, whole genome shotgun sequence:
- the hypk gene encoding huntingtin-interacting protein K: MATEGDVDLDLEADENCTGKPAEKPRKHDSGAADLERVTDYAEEKEISSSDLQTAMSVIGDRRSREQKAKQEREKELAKVTIKKEDVELIMSEMEISRFAAERSLREHMGNVVEALVALTN, from the exons ATGGCGACGGAGGGTGATGTCGATTTGGACCTGGAAGCTGACGAAAACTGTACTGGAAAACCGGCAGAAAAGCCTCGTAAACATGACAGCGGTGCTGCCGATTTGGAGAGGGTCACGGACTATGCCGAGGAGAAAGAAATATCCAGTTCGGATTTACAAACA GCCATGTCAGTAATTGGAGATAGAAGATCTCGAGAACAAAAAGCCAAACAAGAGAG AGAAAAAGAGTTGGCCAAAGTCACTATCAAAAAGGAGGACGTAGAGTTAATT ATGTCAGAGATGGAAATTTCCAGATTCGCAGCAGAGCGCAGTCTGAGAGAACACATGGGCAACGTGGTGGAAGCTCTGGTGGCTCTGACTAATTGA
- the LOC144064832 gene encoding NAD(P)H dehydrogenase [quinone] 1-like isoform X1, translated as MALAGKKVFIVYAHQSSGSFNAAAKDAAVDVLTAKGCNVKVSDLYAMKFKAIATVEDIQGEVKDAQHFHYAEETKLAWEAGKLTADITEEQRKLTEADLIIFQVTKVFFARLVHYYSTCLFYLWNFQFPMYWFSLPAILKGWIDRVLTLGYAFSNEKRYGQGIFKDKKAVLSFTTGSEESMFSANGINGDMNVTLWPLQNGILHYCGFQVLAPQIFWAPAHLPREANANLLLAWRTRLEGLLEEAPLTFTPMDYFDGEKGFRLKPEVQQKQSTEKFGLTVGVHLGLAVPPNNMMKAGV; from the exons ATGG CTTTGGCAGGAAAGAAGGTGTTCATCGTGTATGCCCACCAGAGCTCTGGTTCTTTCAATGCTGCTGCAAAAGACGCCGCTGTCGATGTTTTGACTGCCAAAGGCTGCAACGTCAAAGTGTCCGACCTCTATGCCATGAAGTTCAAAGCTATCGCAACTGTCGAAGATATTCAGG GTGAGGTTAAGGATGCCCAACATTTCCATTATGCTGAAGAGACCAAATTGGCGTGGGAGGCTGGAAAACTGACTGCTGACATTACAGAGGAGCAGCGAAAGCTAACAGAGGCTGACCTTATCATTTTCCAGgtaacaaaggttttttttgccaGGTTAGTTCATTACTACAGCActtgccttttttatttatggAATTTTCAGTTCCCCATGTACTGGTTCAGTCTGCCCGCCATCCTCAAGGGTTGGATCGACCGTGTGCTCACTCTCGGCTACGCTTTCTCCAATGAGAAACGCTATGGTCAGGGTATCTTCAAG GACAAGAAAGCTGTACTGTCATTCACGACTGGATCTGAGGAGTCCATGTTTAGTGCCAATGGCATCAATGGAGACATGAATGTCACACTCTGGCCACTTCAG AATGGCATCCTGCACTACTGTGGCTTCCAAGTTCTGGCACCTCAAATTTTCTGGGCTCCTGCTCACCTCCCCCGTGAGGCCAACGCCAACCTTCTCCTAGCCTGGCGCACCCGCCTTGAAGGTCTACTGGAGGAGGCCCCCCTGACCTTCACGCCCATGGACTACTTTGACGGGGAGAAGGGTTTCCGGCTGAAGCCCGAGGTCCAGCAGAAGCAGTCTACCGAGAAGTTTGGCCTCACTGTGGGCGTTCATTTGGGACTAGCTGTTCCACCCAACAATATGATGAAGGCTGGAGTTTGA
- the LOC144064832 gene encoding NAD(P)H dehydrogenase [quinone] 1-like isoform X2: MALAGKKVFIVYAHQSSGSFNAAAKDAAVDVLTAKGCNVKVSDLYAMKFKAIATVEDIQGEVKDAQHFHYAEETKLAWEAGKLTADITEEQRKLTEADLIIFQFPMYWFSLPAILKGWIDRVLTLGYAFSNEKRYGQGIFKDKKAVLSFTTGSEESMFSANGINGDMNVTLWPLQNGILHYCGFQVLAPQIFWAPAHLPREANANLLLAWRTRLEGLLEEAPLTFTPMDYFDGEKGFRLKPEVQQKQSTEKFGLTVGVHLGLAVPPNNMMKAGV; this comes from the exons ATGG CTTTGGCAGGAAAGAAGGTGTTCATCGTGTATGCCCACCAGAGCTCTGGTTCTTTCAATGCTGCTGCAAAAGACGCCGCTGTCGATGTTTTGACTGCCAAAGGCTGCAACGTCAAAGTGTCCGACCTCTATGCCATGAAGTTCAAAGCTATCGCAACTGTCGAAGATATTCAGG GTGAGGTTAAGGATGCCCAACATTTCCATTATGCTGAAGAGACCAAATTGGCGTGGGAGGCTGGAAAACTGACTGCTGACATTACAGAGGAGCAGCGAAAGCTAACAGAGGCTGACCTTATCATTTTCCAG TTCCCCATGTACTGGTTCAGTCTGCCCGCCATCCTCAAGGGTTGGATCGACCGTGTGCTCACTCTCGGCTACGCTTTCTCCAATGAGAAACGCTATGGTCAGGGTATCTTCAAG GACAAGAAAGCTGTACTGTCATTCACGACTGGATCTGAGGAGTCCATGTTTAGTGCCAATGGCATCAATGGAGACATGAATGTCACACTCTGGCCACTTCAG AATGGCATCCTGCACTACTGTGGCTTCCAAGTTCTGGCACCTCAAATTTTCTGGGCTCCTGCTCACCTCCCCCGTGAGGCCAACGCCAACCTTCTCCTAGCCTGGCGCACCCGCCTTGAAGGTCTACTGGAGGAGGCCCCCCTGACCTTCACGCCCATGGACTACTTTGACGGGGAGAAGGGTTTCCGGCTGAAGCCCGAGGTCCAGCAGAAGCAGTCTACCGAGAAGTTTGGCCTCACTGTGGGCGTTCATTTGGGACTAGCTGTTCCACCCAACAATATGATGAAGGCTGGAGTTTGA
- the mfap1 gene encoding microfibrillar-associated protein 1: protein MSNHDPVNMKLPAIQSTAGAVPVRNEKGEISMEKVKVKRYVSGKRPDYAPMESSDEEEEDFQFVKKGKDLEPEVEQEEEDVSDPRLKRLLNRVSEDVEERLARHRQIEEPEVVAESSEDSDEGTWHPQREESSEEEEEEEEEVDDEEIEKRRSTMRERALERKTEEMEVMELEEEGKSGEESESESEYEEYTDSEDEAEPRLKPVFIRKKDRVTVAEREVEQLKQKELEAEAKRQQEERRRYTLKIVEEEAKKEFEENRRSLAALEALDTDGENEEEEYEAWKIRELKRIKKDREAREVMEKEKTDIERFRGMKDEERRAELRNNGKVITNKASKGKYKFLQKYYHRGAFFLDEEDEVYKRDFSAPTLEDHFNKTILPKVMQVKNFGRSGRTKYTHLVDQDTTSFESAWAQESAQNNKFFKQKAAGVRDVFDRPTVKRKKT from the exons ATGTCTAACCACGACCCCGTCAACATGAAGCTTCCAGCTATACAATCCACGGCTGGAGCCGTACCCGTCCGGAATGAGAAAG gtGAGATCTCAATGGAGAAGGTGAAGGTAAAAAGATACGTGTCAGGCAAACGTCCAGACTATGCACCGATGGAGTCATcagatgaggaagaggaggatttcCAGTTTGTTAAAAAGGGAAAGGACCTTGAACCTGAGGTGGAACAAGAGGAAGAGGACGTATCGGACCCCCGTCTAAAGCGTTTGCTCAACCGTGTCTCGGAGGACGTAGAGGAGAG GCTGGCGAGACATCGGCAGATAGAGGAGCCGGAAGTTGTCGCAGAGAGCAGCGAAGACTCGGATGAAGGCACCTGGCATCCACAACGGGAGGAAAGCagcgaggaggaagaggaggaagaggaagaagttgACGATGAG GAAATTGAGAAGCGTCGATCGACGATGCGGGAACGAGCACTGGAACGCAAGACTGAAGAGATGGAAGTCATGGAGTTGGAGGAGGAAGGCAAATCTGGGGAGGAATCAGAGTCTGAGTCTGAATATGAAGAATATACAGACAGTGAAGATGAAGCAGAGCCCAGACTTAAACCAGTCTTCATCCGCAA AAAGGACAGAGTGACAGTGGCAGAGCGGGAAGTAGAGCAGCTAAAACAGAAAGAGCTGGAAGCCGAGGCCAAGAGGCAGCAGGAAGAGCGGCGACGCTACACACTGAAGATCGTCGAAGAGGAAGCCAAGAAAGAGTTTGAGGAGAACAGGCGCAGCCTGGCCGCTCTGGAAGCTCTGGACACAGATGGCGAAAACGAGGAAGAGGAGTACGAAGCATGGAAAATTCGCGAACTGAAACGAATTAAGAAGGACCGAGAAGCCAGAGAAGT GATGGAGAAGGAAAAGACAGATATTGAACGATTCCGTGGCATGAAAGATGAGGAGCGCAGGGCTGAGCTCCGCAACAACGGTAAAGTCATCACAAACAAAGCGTCCAAAGGCAAATACAAGTTCCTTCAGAAATACTACCACAGAGGAGCTTTCTTTTTG GATGAGGAGGACGAAGTTTACAAGAGAGACTTCAGTGCGCCCACTCTGGAGGATCATTTCAACAAAACCATCTTGCCCAAAGTCATGCAG GTTAAAAACTTTGGCCGGTCGGGACGTACCAAGTATACCCATCTGGTGGATCAGGACACCACGTCGTTTGAGTCTGCGTGGGCTCAAGAAAGTGCTCAGAACAACAAGTTCTTTAAACAGAAGGCAGCAGGAGTAAGAGATGTGTTTGACAGGCCTACTGTGAAGAGGAAGAAGACTTAA